TCCTGCAAATGCCACTATCCTTGCAGCAATTTCTGGTGAAATTCCTCTGTCGGTAATCACTGCAGCCATATGAATGGCTGCTCCAAGTCCAGAAGCTGCAACTATAAAGATAATTCCGAATAAAATCCAATAACTAGGTAAAGCCAAAACTTCAGCTAACAACTGACCTTCAGTCTCTTCTTTCTTAATTTGATTGTGATGGTGAGTCTTTTGTTTCACTAAAACAAATATAATAAACCATGCAAGTAACCCTTGCCCAAAAGAAATTCCTGCAAGTGTTATATAAGCAATTCTCCAACCATAAGAAGAAATTAAATGCTGAGAAAAAATAGGGTAGATAACGGCACCCAGTCCGAGTCCTACCATCGCAGCTCCTAGAGCCAAACCGAGACGTTTTTCAAACCACTGGGCCAACACGGCAAGATACCCAAGTGCAGTTGTTCCAACGCCTAAAAATCCAATGCCAAAGCTTAAAGTTGTCATTATGAAGAAATTCCCATGTAATTGCGAAAGCGACATTATCAATAATGAAATCAAAACGATTGATGCACCCACAACTTTTGCTGAACCAATACGATCGATGAGTCTTCCCACAAAAATTGCACCTAACGTCACACCTACCATAGAAGAAATGGTTGCTGCCGATGTTTGCCCACGTCCCCAATTTAACTCAAATGCAAGTGGCTTTAAAAAAATGGATAAAGTCGTAAAGTATAATGAACTGAAACCTCCAGCCATTCCAATTGCAGCTCCAAAAACAATGAGTACCTGTTTATATTTTAGAGATTGATTATTTATCATTTAGTTTCTGCTCTTCTGTATTATCATTTTTCATATCCGAATCCAAAACTATTGATACTTGAATGTTCAATGTAAAATGTATCAGAAGGTGTTCTAATTTCCTTGAATGATTTCGGTAAGTTCCTAAAAAACTTCAGTAGTAGGTCTTTTAAAAGTTGTCTTTACCACCGAAACAAATAAACCAGAAAATATCAAAAATTATAACATTTCGTAAAAGACATTTTACAGCATAAATTCATAATATTTACTCATATTTGACTATTTATATATCTTGTATTTACCATTCAAATATGAATAAATATGTCTTGAAAAATATTTAAGCTGTCATATCTTACTATTTAAGATGAGCTGGTCAGAAGAGAATTTATATACCATTCTGGAAAAAATAGGTTCTTCCATAAAAGGAAGACGTGTCCAAATGAACCTATCGCAGGAAGAACTTGCAGAAAAAACTGGTGTATCCCTTTCCTCCATCGCTCGCTTAGAAACAGGGAAAGGAAATATTTCCCTACTCAATTTGCTTTCACTCTTAAAAGAATTAGATTTACTCAACGAATTAGAACTAACCTTTCGTGACCCCAACTTTTCGTTATCTCTGATTGCAAAATCGAAAACAAAAAAACTGAGACAACGAGTAAGAAAACAAAAAGAAAAAGTACCTAACAAAAACGAGAAATGGGTCTGGGGCAACCAAAATGAGTGAACCCGTCACTTTAGCAAAGGTTTATCTATGGGGAACGCTTCTCGGTTATATTTCTTGGAATGAAGAAGGGGAGTTTGCTTCTTTTGAATATGAAAATGATTTTTTAGATGCCCCAGTAGAACCTTCACCTCTCCTTATGCCCAAAAGTAGATCTCTATACTCATTTCGAAATCTAAATGTAGACACCTTTAAAGGTTTACCAGGTATGTTTGCTGATTCCCTACCTGATAAATTCGGGAATGCCTTAATTGATGTTTGGCTTTCAAAAATAGGCAGAAATTCAAAATCATTTAACCCTGTAGAAAGATTGTGTTATAT
This region of Leptospira mtsangambouensis genomic DNA includes:
- a CDS encoding MFS transporter, which produces MINNQSLKYKQVLIVFGAAIGMAGGFSSLYFTTLSIFLKPLAFELNWGRGQTSAATISSMVGVTLGAIFVGRLIDRIGSAKVVGASIVLISLLIMSLSQLHGNFFIMTTLSFGIGFLGVGTTALGYLAVLAQWFEKRLGLALGAAMVGLGLGAVIYPIFSQHLISSYGWRIAYITLAGISFGQGLLAWFIIFVLVKQKTHHHNQIKKEETEGQLLAEVLALPSYWILFGIIFIVAASGLGAAIHMAAVITDRGISPEIAARIVAFAGVGLVLGRLISGALMDIFPATNVAAVAFLLGGIGIGLIAVYPEAWIPILGFGAFLGGFAIGAEGDFIPFIIRKYFGMKSFGAIYGTLYGANCLGGVLGPIAFGYCFDVLATYKIALITASFSCVIAGIVTFYLGIIQNKQSVKDLDERLLAAEIK
- a CDS encoding helix-turn-helix domain-containing protein, with translation MSWSEENLYTILEKIGSSIKGRRVQMNLSQEELAEKTGVSLSSIARLETGKGNISLLNLLSLLKELDLLNELELTFRDPNFSLSLIAKSKTKKLRQRVRKQKEKVPNKNEKWVWGNQNE